AGAAACCTAATTCTAATTAGGGAGCGGATTCTAAAATCGAGTCGTATTATAAGTGCATCGAAACAAATCCACTTAATGTGTGAGGCCCAACATGCCAGCAAAAACCACAAAACAACCTAGTAAAGCCACCGTTAAAAAAGCATCTGCTAAAGCTAAAGTAGAAGTGAAAGAAGCAGTAGACGCGGTTGAAGAGGCTGTTGAAACAGCCGCAGATAGCGTATTTGCGACAGTAAACCAAAATATTGGCAAGGCGCAGAATGTCGCTAAGCAAGTATGGTTCGCCTATTTAGGCGCGGTAGGTCGCACGTATGAAGAAGTTGTGACTCGCTATGATGCTATCGGTGAAACGCTTCAAACTCGCTACACGAAGCTCAACAAAGAGCGTCAAGAACTTCTTGGTGATTTAGTTAGTCGTGGCGAGAAAGTTCAAGACCAAGCTGAGACGCGTTTAAAAGAAGGTCGTGCAACGCTTGAAGACAAGTTAGAAGCTGCAAAAGGTAAACTGGTTGGTCTTACTAAATCAGTAAGCAAAGACCTGAAAAAAGCGGCATAGCATCTGATGCCGTCACCGTTTGGCAGTTTTAGCGTCAAATCGGTATAAAATTGTGAAGCAGTGTAGAAGCTGAGTCAGTGTTAGAAAGGCCCGCCAGAATTGGTGGGCTTTTTTATGCTCTATCGCGGATTAGCTCTGCTTAGACCTAAATCGCTAATCCTAAGCAATGACGCCGATGCTCAGTTGTCAGTCTGGCTTTAATCTTGTCGACCAGTTTGATACAGTCGCCAAACCCTCAGAATTATCGATTTCACTCATCACTTTCACTGGGATTGCTTAGCTTCGTTTGCCTGCTCGCTGCACAAGCCGTTACCTTCTAAACAATTGGAATGCTGGGCTTAGATATTTTGAAATTCGTTAACACGCACCTACGAACAAATCTCGCTTTGGCTTGGCCGCTAGCTATTAATGTGTTGCTGGTTCAGTCGATGCTGATGATTGACACATTATTAGTGGCACCGCTCGGTGAAGTGCCGGTTGCGGCCATGGGCATTGCGGCAGCCATTTTGGCGTTCGCGCTTGGCATCGAGTTGGCGATTGGCAATGGTATTCAACTGTTAGTTGGCCGAGCGTATGGTGCGAATAAATCGGCCGATTTGGTCGTAGCATTTTGGGTCGGCTTATTTGTTAACTTATTCACAGCAGTGGCGTTTTTCGCGATTTTAAGCGGTTTCGATGACGATATCGTCGCAGCGCTTACTAGTAACCCTGCTGTTGAGCAGCGCGTGCTGTCATACCTAGGTATCACTAAGTACATCGTTATCATTACTGCCTTTACTCAGGTATGCACCGCTTTCTATAACGGGCGAGGTGACACTAAAGTAACCCTTAAGGGTTACTTGATAGAGATTCCGCTTAACGCTATTTTGAGCTATTTTCTCATCTACGGAGTCGGCGGGAATGCTGGCTTAGGTTTGGAAGGCGCCGCGTTGGGAAGCTTGACGGCTGTGTTTTTGCGGGCGACCTATTTTACCGGAGTCTTGCTGCTCGATAAGCGTGTGCATTTGCGGTATCCGCGTGGGCGTCCTTTGCATGCCGAAATGGGCCCTCAGCTCGCTGAAATA
This sequence is a window from Arenicella xantha. Protein-coding genes within it:
- a CDS encoding MATE family efflux transporter produces the protein MLGLDILKFVNTHLRTNLALAWPLAINVLLVQSMLMIDTLLVAPLGEVPVAAMGIAAAILAFALGIELAIGNGIQLLVGRAYGANKSADLVVAFWVGLFVNLFTAVAFFAILSGFDDDIVAALTSNPAVEQRVLSYLGITKYIVIITAFTQVCTAFYNGRGDTKVTLKGYLIEIPLNAILSYFLIYGVGGNAGLGLEGAALGSLTAVFLRATYFTGVLLLDKRVHLRYPRGRPLHAEMGPQLAEILPIAANFFVLFIGASVYQLLFAQLALSSFVAITLIFPWLRIGTQVISAWAQASAINISQALGNNTTQHLAAFVSVCIRTALGLSLAVAVLFFIFSQFIQFIYPNIEPATYAALSVIAPLYILLPIVRGYNSVSANILRALGESKRVLKLHFVTQWLISLPVCAVLILYCDVSLFWAFAIMPIEELLKTFHFYRYTRMKLDSEY